A stretch of Candidatus Poribacteria bacterium DNA encodes these proteins:
- a CDS encoding ABC transporter permease produces the protein MQITQGVSVGLTALKRNKLRSVLTTLGIIIGIAAVVAVVSVGGGAEHLMLAELERIGGAGMIVCFRKEAFRREDGSYVENKHPEYIEYEDLDFLLENCPSLKSAVALSEMSFTVSHKRVNQSLQVLGVTPFYEEVNNWYIQAGRFISQSDMERREPICVIGSEVRKDLFKMEDPIGLELKINTERFTVIGVMEEKGNSMASEGWDNRVIIPLTTMGIRFIGQWKGWIDLWAQAESYEKVEQAVAEIKVAMRQQHGDEKYFEFFTAKEIIKQVGNVSRIVQILLGGVASVALFVGGIGIMNIMLVSVTERTREIGLRKALGAKRRDILIQFLIEAIVLSICGGLIGILIGSSLASISGLVISKLMKASWPAVVSVQAALIAFSVSGLIGIFFGLYPANKAAGLTPTEALRHE, from the coding sequence ATGCAGATTACGCAAGGGGTTTCTGTTGGCTTGACGGCATTGAAACGTAACAAGTTGCGCTCCGTGCTAACAACACTCGGAATTATCATCGGTATTGCGGCTGTCGTGGCTGTTGTTTCAGTCGGTGGCGGTGCGGAACACCTTATGCTCGCTGAATTGGAGCGGATCGGTGGCGCAGGTATGATCGTCTGTTTTAGGAAAGAGGCGTTTCGTAGGGAAGACGGCTCGTATGTCGAAAATAAGCATCCGGAGTATATTGAATACGAAGACCTTGATTTCCTCCTTGAAAACTGTCCTTCTCTGAAATCAGCGGTAGCACTGTCAGAGATGAGTTTTACTGTGTCGCACAAACGCGTTAATCAGTCGCTTCAAGTTCTCGGCGTTACACCCTTCTATGAAGAGGTTAATAACTGGTACATTCAAGCAGGTAGATTTATTAGCCAAAGCGATATGGAACGGAGGGAACCTATCTGTGTCATCGGGTCTGAGGTCCGAAAAGACTTATTTAAAATGGAGGATCCGATTGGGCTTGAACTCAAAATCAACACGGAACGGTTCACCGTCATTGGGGTCATGGAAGAGAAGGGCAATAGTATGGCATCTGAGGGGTGGGATAATCGGGTAATTATTCCACTCACCACAATGGGGATCCGTTTTATCGGGCAATGGAAAGGCTGGATCGATCTGTGGGCGCAAGCCGAAAGTTATGAGAAAGTCGAACAAGCCGTCGCTGAAATCAAGGTCGCCATGCGCCAGCAACACGGTGATGAAAAATACTTTGAATTTTTCACGGCGAAGGAGATTATAAAACAGGTAGGCAATGTCAGTCGAATCGTTCAGATACTCTTGGGCGGTGTTGCGAGTGTTGCTCTGTTCGTCGGTGGCATCGGTATTATGAATATCATGTTAGTCTCCGTGACAGAGAGAACTCGTGAAATTGGCTTGCGCAAAGCCCTTGGCGCGAAGCGCCGTGACATTCTAATTCAATTCCTTATTGAAGCCATCGTTTTAAGCATTTGTGGTGGGCTTATCGGTATCCTCATCGGAAGTAGCCTTGCTTCTATTTCCGGTTTAGTTATTTCAAAACTTATGAAGGCGAGTTGGCCCGCTGTTGTCTCTGTCCAAGCCGCGTTGATCGCGTTCAGCGTTTCGGGATTAATCGGCATATTCTTTGGACTCTACCCAGCAAACAAAGCTGCAGGTCTCACTCCCACAGAAGCTTTGCGCCATGAATAG